A stretch of Planifilum fulgidum DNA encodes these proteins:
- a CDS encoding vWA domain-containing protein, with protein sequence MEVKQAATDVEGMLREGPGKYAGDKYDEEKVKAELDKLPDNLTADEAYNYLIPLLAEDYKPHVKVYDSLDPTIKTNVKTPDGVNAPEGELPKQVNVEILLDASGSMAGRVSGGVKMDLAKEAIRDFVSKLPEGAQVALRVYGHKGSNQEKDKEISCKSTEVVYPLGAYDKATFQKSLGKFRPTGWTPLAAAIEQAKNDLSGNTGENVENIIYVVSDGIETCGGDPVKAAKELHESEIQAIVNIIGFDVDNEGQRALKKVAEAGGGKYTTVNTGEDLRKHLEEEYDRLREEWYIWGLDSSWDAQIQWGDKWEELYNAEQVILDKYTRERDRMLAAKDYLHSSGKLQNDDVESELDDKIWNRSNLISDYSRETYLKLSDMLRKARDDEQERVKKKAEEMEKKYDQ encoded by the coding sequence GTGGAGGTGAAACAGGCGGCAACGGATGTCGAAGGGATGCTCCGGGAAGGGCCGGGCAAATACGCAGGAGACAAGTACGACGAGGAAAAGGTGAAGGCAGAACTGGACAAGCTGCCCGACAACCTGACGGCGGATGAAGCTTACAATTACCTGATCCCTCTCCTGGCAGAGGATTATAAACCTCATGTTAAGGTCTACGACAGTCTGGATCCCACCATCAAGACCAACGTTAAAACACCAGATGGTGTCAACGCTCCGGAGGGAGAGCTACCCAAACAGGTAAACGTGGAGATTCTCCTGGATGCCAGCGGGAGTATGGCCGGCCGGGTGAGCGGCGGGGTGAAGATGGACCTGGCCAAGGAGGCGATCCGAGATTTTGTCTCCAAACTGCCGGAGGGCGCTCAAGTGGCCCTCAGGGTTTATGGTCACAAGGGAAGCAATCAGGAGAAGGATAAGGAAATCTCCTGCAAGAGCACGGAGGTGGTTTATCCCCTGGGGGCTTACGACAAAGCTACCTTCCAGAAGTCCCTGGGCAAGTTCCGGCCGACGGGTTGGACTCCCTTGGCCGCGGCGATCGAGCAGGCGAAAAATGATTTGAGCGGAAATACGGGAGAAAACGTGGAGAACATCATTTACGTGGTGAGTGACGGGATCGAGACCTGCGGCGGGGATCCGGTCAAGGCGGCGAAGGAGCTGCATGAGTCGGAGATCCAGGCGATTGTGAACATCATCGGCTTTGATGTGGATAATGAAGGACAGCGGGCTCTGAAGAAGGTGGCGGAAGCGGGTGGAGGAAAATACACCACCGTGAACACCGGCGAGGATCTTAGGAAACATTTGGAAGAAGAATACGATCGATTGCGTGAGGAATGGTACATTTGGGGGTTGGATAGTTCTTGGGATGCCCAAATTCAATGGGGAGATAAATGGGAAGAATTATATAACGCTGAACAGGTTATCCTAGATAAATATACAAGAGAAAGAGATAGAATGTTGGCAGCAAAGGATTATTTGCATTCATCCGGAAAACTGCAAAATGATGATGTTGAAAGCGAGTTGGATGATAAGATTTGGAACCGATCTAATCTAATAAGTGATTACAGTAGGGAAACATATTTGAAGTTGAGCGACATGTTGAGAAAAGCAAGGGATGATGAACAGGAAAGAGTGAAAAAGAAAGCTGAAGAGATGGAAAAGAAGTATGACCAGTAA